A segment of the Candidatus Bipolaricaulota bacterium genome:
GCAGCTTTCCCCCGGTCAGGGATTCCTTCACCTTGTTGCCTACGAGCTTGGGGGCGAGCGCGAGCATAACGCGACCGAGGAGCCCCGTGCGTACCTGGTTCATCAGCTTCTCGTACATGGCGTGGTACAGCTTGGGGACTCCGATGAACACGGTAACTCCGTACTTGGCCAGGAACTTGGAGATCGCGCGGTACTCGTCGGTGTACAGGGTGAACGCACCGGTGTACAACGGGAGAAACAGGGAGACGGTCAGCCCGAGGATGTGATGCCATGGAGCGATGGTGAGGAACACGTCCTGTTCGGTGATCGGCATGACGGCGATGCACGCCTCGACATCGGCGGTGATGTTTCGATGGGAAAGGAGCACCCCCTTGGAATTGCCGGTTGTGCCTGATGTATAGACGAGTAGAGCGATATCGTCCTCGGATATCTCAACCGCCGGGGGGACACCGTCCTGGAGGAGCGACGAGAACGGAGTCCGTTCCCGGTCATCCAGGTCGATCAGTGTCGGGCCGTCCTTGGGGAGACGGTCGAACAGCTCCCCGGGGGCGAACACCATCTTCGCCCCCGATTTTTCCAGCAGCGTCTCCGCCTCTGGTTTGGCCAAGGTCGGATCGAGCGGGACCATCCACCCCCCGAGGCGGAGGATCCCGAGGGTGGCTGCGGCGAACCGGACGCGCGGTCGGGACATGATCGCCACTCGATCTCCCTTCTTGATCCCGAATTTCGCCAGACCGACAGCAAGACGGGCCGACAGCCGATCAAGCTCGTTGAAGGAAATCTTATCGGGTTCACCGGGATGATCCTTCGTGTTTCCCACTGCTGCCCGATCGGGGAACCGCTCCACGGTTCGGGCGAAGTATTCCGGAATAGTAAGGTAGGACAATAGTTGTCTCCCCCTGCTGAGTTTTACACCCCAGTCATTATAGGGGGTTATTGGGAAAGGTCAAAATCGGAGAGTTCGAACGTTCCGTCCGCCTTCTCCAGGACCTGCTTAACCTTGAGCTTGGCCTGATCGAGGGACTCCTTGATCGCGGCGGCGATGGTTATCCCCTTCTCGAACAGCTCGATCGCCTCCTCAAGCGGGATATTCTCATCCTCGAGTCGCTTTGTAATCTCCTCCAGCTGCTTCAGTCCTTCATCGATCTTCAACCGTTACCTCCTTCGCTTCCGAGATGATCCTCCCGTCCTCCACGATGGTTTCGAGGACATCGCCGATTCCGACCCCTTCCGCGCTGGTGAGCGGTCGTGTTTCCCCGCGCTTGCGGGTGATCGAGTAGCCGCGGGCGAGGGGGAGGCGTGGGTCGACGAGCCGCAACCGCTCGGAGAGGAGCTCCAACCGCCGTGCGCGGCGGAGGTACGCCTCGCGTGTCGCCCTCCCCAGCCCGGCGAGGCGCAGGTCGAGCCCCTGTGCTGCCGTCTCCAATCGCCGGATCGGGATGCGGAATATGTAACCGCGCAGTGTCGACTCGAGGAGCCGAGAGCTCCGCTCGAGCCTCTGGTTGATGCCGCGCAGGGCGCGGGCGACGGCTTCGGCGACGGACGCGGCGATCTCCGTCCGGTTGGGCACGGCGAGCTCGGCCGCCGCCGACGGGGTGGGGGCGCGCCGGTCGGCGACGAAATCGATGATCGTGAAGTCGATCTCGTGTCCGACGGCGGAGATGATCGGGACCTCGCACTTAAACGCGGCGCGCGCGACCCGCTCGTCGTTGAACGGGGCGAGGTCCTCGATCGACCCGCCCCCCCGGCCGACGATCAATAGATCGAGTCGGGCGACCGTGGTGCTGAACCGCTGTGCCGCCTCGATCCCGGAGATGATCTCCTCTGGAGCCTGCTCCCCCTGCACCTGGCTTGGGAACAGATAGATCTCGGCGAGGGGCCAGCGGCGGGAGATGACCGAGATGATGTCTCGGACCGCCGCACCTGTCGGGGAAGTGATAACCCCGATCCTCTCCGGAAACTGAGGAAGGGGGCGCTTGTGCTCGGGGGAGAACAGCCCCTCAGAATTGAGTTTACGTTTCAACCGCTCGAACTCCGCCTGCAGCGCCCCGAGCCCGGCCGGCTGGATGATCGAGGCCACGAACTGGTACCTCCCCCGCGGCGCGTAGATCGTCAGCCGTCCAAACGCGAGTACCTCCATTCCATCGGAGAGCGGCGGGGTCGGGAGGAGGTCGGTCCGGCCGCGGAACCGCACCGCAGAGATCTCGGATGACTCGTCCTTCAGGGTGAAGTACAGATGCCCGGACGCGGCACGTCTCAGGTTCGAGACCTCTCCCCGCAGCCAAATCGCCCCGATTCCCTCTTCGAGGAGTCGCTTCGCCGCCCGGTTCAGCTCCGACACCTTGTATATTCGCTCGTCGTTCATCACGGGGTGAGTTTACCCGCCCATGCCCGGAAAATGAAGGGCGTCTTGCACTTAGGATCCGTCTTTGCTATAGTTTTGCGCATGCGCGCGGGTGGTACGGCACGGTTTCCCTCCACTGCCCGATTGAAGAGACGGACCGATTTCAAGCGGGTCTACTCCGAGGGAAGAAGGCGAGTGGGGAGGTATTTCACCCTGTTCGTGCTCCCCACCGGAAATGAGGGACGGATCGGGATCGTGGTCTCGCGTCGGTTCGGGAAGGCAGTGATCCGGAATCGGGTCAAGCGGCAGGTGCGGGAGGCGTTCCGGCTGAATCGCCCGCGGTTTTACGGGTACGACATCGTGGTCGTCCCGCGGGAGGAGTGTAAGGGAAAGACGACCGAGGCGATCGCGCACGCCCTCGTTTCCGAGATGGAAGCGGCGGTCGCAAGCATAGAGGTGAGAAAAGATGGAAAAGAAAGTGATATATCTGACTAAGCAGGGCTACGAGCTGATGCGCAAGGAGCTCGAGCATGCGAAGAAGATCCTGTACGAGGAGATCCCGGAGAAGCTGAAGGCGTCGAAGATCAGCGGCGGCGACCTGCGGGAGAACAAGGAGTACATGTACCTGCAGAGCGAGCAACAGTACTACGAGCGCGAGGTGCGCCGCCTCACCTCGATTCTGGAAGCGGCCCAGATCATCCCCGAGGAGGAGATCGCGGCGGATGAGATCGGGATCGGCTCGAGCTTCATCCTCCAGGACATGGAGATCATGGAGAGCGGTAACTTCACCCTGGTCAGCCCGGCCGAGGTCGACCTCGAGAACGGGAAGATCTCGGTAGCATCTCCGGTGGGAAAGGCCCTGATCGGGAAGCACGAGGGCGACGAGATAAAGGTCGATCTCCCGTGGGGGACGACCCACTTCCGCGTGATCGCGATCAACAAGTGATGGACGACCCTCTGGTAAAGGCGCGCTTGGAGAAGCTCGCCCGGTTGCGAGCGGAAGGAATCGATCCCTATCCCCCCCGTGCGGTGCGGGCGGATCCGATCGGGACCATCAACTCCTGCTACTCTGAGCTCTCTTCCGAAGAGCGAAGCGGCGATCGGAAGACGGTTGCCGGTCGGATCGTCGCCATGCGCCGGATGGGCAAGGCGAGCTTCCTCGACCTGCGCGACGGGACCGGAAAGATCCAGCTTCACGCCGCCGCCGACGTCCTGGGAGAGGAGGAATACAAGCGGCTGCGGAGCTGTGACATCGGTGACTTCATCGCGGTGGAGGGAGAGGTCTTCCGCACCAAGCGCGGGGAACTGACGGTGGAAGTCGAGAGCTGGCGGTTCCTCGCCAAGGCGCTCCGGCCGCTGCCGGAGAAGTGGCACGGGTTGAAGGACGTCGAGCTCCGCTACCGCCACCGCGCCCTCGACCTGATCGCCAACGCCGATGTCCGAGAGAAGTTCGTGCACCGCTCGCGGATGATCGCGGCGCTGCGCCGGTTCCTCGACCGTCGCGGGTTCCTCGAGGTGGAGACCCCGATCATGCAGCCGATCGCTGGAGGGGCGACGGCGCGGCCGTTCGTCACCCATCACAACGCCCTCGACATCGACCTCTACCTCCGCGTCGCCCCCGAGCTCTATCTGAAGCGGCTCATCATCGGAGGGCTGGAGCGGGTGTACGAGCTGGGGAAGAACTTCCGCAACGAGGGGATCTCCACCGAGCACAACCCGGAGTTCACCACCCTGGAGATCTACGAGGCCTACTCCGACTACGAGGGGATGATGACCCTGGCCGAGGAGCTGGTCTCGGAGACCGTGGAGGAGGTACACGGTAAGTCCGTGCTCTCATACCAGGGGGACGAGATCGACTTCGCCCCGCCGTGGCGGCGGGTCGGCCTGCTCGAGGCGGTAGAGGAGGCGACCGGGATCGACGTTCATGCCGCCGATCCGGCCATGATCCTCGCCCAGGCACGCGACAAGGGGATCGAGCTTCCGGAGGGGGTGTCCCGTGGGAAGCTGATCGAGCAGTTGTTCGAGGAGTTCGTCGAGCCGCACCTGATCCAGCCGACGATCGTCAAGGACTACCCGATCGAGATCTCCCCCCTTGCCAAGCGCAAGCCGGGGAGCGACGACCTGGTCGAGCGGTTCGAGCTGTTCATCGGCGGGATGGAGGTGGCGAACGCGTTCACCGAACTGAACGACCCGCTCGACCAGCGGGCCCGGTTCGAGGCACAGGAGCGGCTGCGGGAAAGCGGGGACGAGGAGGCGCAGCGGATCGACGAGGACTTCCTGTTCGCCCTCGAGCACGGGATGCCCCCGACCGGTGGGATTGGGTTCGGGATCGACCGGTTGGCGATGCTGCTCACCGACTCGCCGTCGATCCGCGAGGTGATCCTCTTTCCCACCCTCAAGCTGCGGGACGAGGGAGGGAGGCGATGAACACCCGGGCCCGCGTCGTTCGTCTGGTCGATCGCCTGGTCGACGCCCTGATTCGCTGGGATGCTGAGACGCTGCAGGCGATCAGCGAGCATCCATTGCTCCGCCCCCTTGCCCGCGTGTTCCTCGTCGCCACCTACCTCGGGGACGGGTACCTGTGGGGCGGGCTCGCTCTCGGGCTGATCCTGTTCGGTCGGCCGATCGATCGCACCTACGTCCTGATCGGGCTTGCGATCTCGATCGTCAACATCGCAGTCTTCCGCATGTTTAAACTCATATTCGCCCGCGAGCGGCCGGTGTTCGTTGCCAATTCGCTCCGTTCCCGGATGATCGACTCTTACTCCTTCCCCTCCGGGCACGCCACCGTCTCGTTCGGACTCGCATGGATGATCGCGGTGTTCTATCCCCATCTTGGGATTCAGCTCGCCACCTATCTCGTCGCGATCACGATCGCGGTCTCGCGGGTGTACCTGAAGGAGCACTACCCCCTCGACGTCATCTGCGGTGCCATCCTCGGGTCGTTCGTCGCCGCGTACCTCGTTCCGATCTTTACTAAACTCTTTCTTTGAACTTTTCCCTCCTCATCCGGTAAAATCAAATGCGGTGCGTTGTTCCGACGCACGCGCAAGGGGGAACAATGAATCGATTCTTTTCCAAACGTGCTGCCGGCGCGAAGCGCTCGGCAATTCGGGAACTTCTTAAGCTCACGGAGAAGCCGGAGATCATCTCGTTCGCCGGGGGGCTCCCTGATCCGGAGACCTTCCCGCGCGAGGAACTGGCGCAGATCGCTGCTGATGAGCTCCGCAACCACTACGAGAACGTGCTCCAATACGGGGCGAGCGAGGGGAGTCTCACCCTGCGCAAGGCGTTCGCAAGCTGGATCAAGGGACACGGACTGAACGTCGGGATCGACGAGATGCTCGTCACCACCGCCTCCCAGCAGGGGCTCGACCTGATCGGGAAGGCGTTCATCGATGAGGGGGACGTGGTGTTCTGCGGCCTTCCCACCTACCTCGGAGCGATCCAGGCGTTCCGCCTGTTCCAGGCCGACTTGGTTGGGGTCCCGCTGGAGGAGGACGGGATGAACCTCGATGTCCTGGAAGAAAAGATCAAGCAGGCGCGGGCGGCGGGGAAGCGGATCAAGGGGCTCTACGTCATCCCCGACTTTCAGAACCCATCCGGGATCACGATGTCGCTTGCCAAGCGCAAGCGCCTCCTCGAGATCGCCCATCGCGAGGACTTCCTCATCTTCGAGGACGATCCCTATGGTCAGCTTCGGTTCGCCGGGGAGCGGCTCCCATCGCTCAAGAGCATGGATACCGATGGGCGGGTGATCCTCCTGTTCACCCTGTCCAAGATCCTCTCCGCCGGGCTGCGTCTCGCCATCCTCATCGCGGATGAGAAACTGATGGACGTGTTCGTGCGGATGAAGCAGGAATCGGACCTGTGCACCTCCAAACTGACCCAGCACCTGGCGGCCCGCTTCTTCCTCGATTTCGACATGGACGCCCATCTCGATCTCCTCCGCCGCCGCTACCGGGCCAAACGAGACGCGATGCTCGCCGCACTCGATCGCTACATGCCGGCCGAGGAGGGGATCAGTTGGACGCGGCCCGAGGGCGGGCTGTTCCTGTGGGTCAGGCTCCCGGAGTGGATCGACACCGAGGAGATGTTTCCCCGCGCGCTCGAAAGGAAGGTGGCGTATGTGATCGGGAGCGCGTTCTACGTCGACGGAAGCGGACGCAACGAGATGAGGTTGTGCTATTCCGTGGTTGACGAGGAGAAGATCTACGAGGGGATAAAGCGCCTCGCCGCGGTGGTGCGGGAGGAACTCGTCCGCCAGCGGGTCAGCGGGCCGGTGGGGTAACCGAATATCGTGGTTTCAACGCGATTGCGCTGCCAGCATTCCTGCTGGCAGCGCTTTCTCTTGCTACGTAAGAGGGCCCGACCGGCCGTTACCGCGGACCATGCTGTAGCGGCAGGCCGGGCTGATCTTTTTCTTACGTCAGGACCTCGGGAAGCCGGGAGATGAAGTTTCGCATCAGCCGAACCGTGTTCTCGAAGTCGTTCAGCCTTATCGTCGAGGTCGGGGAGTGGATGAACCGGCACGGGACGGAGACGACCCCGGACAGGATCCCCTCCCGGGTGAGGTGGATCGCCCCGGCGTCTGTCCCCCCGTAGGTGGGAAGCTTGTACTGATAGGGGATCGCCGCGGCATCCGCCACTTCCTCCAGCGCCGCGATGAGCTGGCGTGACACGATGATCGAGCGGTCGGCGACCGTGATCGCCGGGCCGCGTCCGAGCCGTACCGGCTGTGACTCCGCTGGGACCCCGGGCATGTCCGCCCCGATCGTCCCCTCGAGCGCGATCGCCAGGTCGGGATCGATCTGATACGCGGCGGTGCGCGCCCCGCGCAGCCCGACCTCCTCCCCGACCACGAACGCCAGGACGAGATCGACGTCCAGATCGTCATCCGCCAGGCGGCGCGCCGTCTCGATCATCACCGCGCACCCGGCACGGTCGTCGAACGCCTTTCCGGTGACGTATCCGTCGCTCAGCTCGATGAACGGGTAGTGGATCGTGAGCGGGTCGCCGATCCTGATCCCCATCTCCACCGCCTCCTCCCGAGAGGTCGCCCCGATGTCGATGAACATCTTCTCGAGCGGGATCGGCTGCTTCCGCTCCTCCTCGGTAAGGATATGGGGCGGGGCCGAACCGATCACCCCGTTCTGTTTCTTCCCCGATCGGGTGAGGATCTCCACCCGATGTCCGGGGACGATCCGCGCATCCCATCCTCCGATCGGGGTGAACCGCAGGTACCCCTTCTCGTCGATCCACTTCACCATGAACCCAACCTCGTCCATGTGGGCGTCGAG
Coding sequences within it:
- a CDS encoding M42 family metallopeptidase; its protein translation is MEWIDSLKRLSDAFGVSGFEDEVRAEIEALVSPYVDSVRVDTLGNLFAVRKGKGNFTVMLDAHMDEVGFMVKWIDEKGYLRFTPIGGWDARIVPGHRVEILTRSGKKQNGVIGSAPPHILTEEERKQPIPLEKMFIDIGATSREEAVEMGIRIGDPLTIHYPFIELSDGYVTGKAFDDRAGCAVMIETARRLADDDLDVDLVLAFVVGEEVGLRGARTAAYQIDPDLAIALEGTIGADMPGVPAESQPVRLGRGPAITVADRSIIVSRQLIAALEEVADAAAIPYQYKLPTYGGTDAGAIHLTREGILSGVVSVPCRFIHSPTSTIRLNDFENTVRLMRNFISRLPEVLT
- a CDS encoding AMP-binding protein, which codes for MSYLTIPEYFARTVERFPDRAAVGNTKDHPGEPDKISFNELDRLSARLAVGLAKFGIKKGDRVAIMSRPRVRFAAATLGILRLGGWMVPLDPTLAKPEAETLLEKSGAKMVFAPGELFDRLPKDGPTLIDLDDRERTPFSSLLQDGVPPAVEISEDDIALLVYTSGTTGNSKGVLLSHRNITADVEACIAVMPITEQDVFLTIAPWHHILGLTVSLFLPLYTGAFTLYTDEYRAISKFLAKYGVTVFIGVPKLYHAMYEKLMNQVRTGLLGRVMLALAPKLVGNKVKESLTGGKLRFFVSGSAPLDPKVSRGFRRLGIGLLEGYGLTETSPVVSFCDPFSPKGGSVGRPLPGIEVKLINTRPDGVGELLVRGPTVMQGYYQNEAATREVIDPDGWFHTGDLAFIDDDGEIFLKGRAKNVIVLESGKNVYPEEIEWELSRIPYVEEVLVRGEEEQGHEVVKAIIYPNRARLEADGHLEDAHEVIWQEIKRRQLRLAPHKRIRRKSDVILVDTPFPKTSTMDIKRHLYRGGNGIPDA
- the xseA gene encoding exodeoxyribonuclease VII large subunit codes for the protein MNDERIYKVSELNRAAKRLLEEGIGAIWLRGEVSNLRRAASGHLYFTLKDESSEISAVRFRGRTDLLPTPPLSDGMEVLAFGRLTIYAPRGRYQFVASIIQPAGLGALQAEFERLKRKLNSEGLFSPEHKRPLPQFPERIGVITSPTGAAVRDIISVISRRWPLAEIYLFPSQVQGEQAPEEIISGIEAAQRFSTTVARLDLLIVGRGGGSIEDLAPFNDERVARAAFKCEVPIISAVGHEIDFTIIDFVADRRAPTPSAAAELAVPNRTEIAASVAEAVARALRGINQRLERSSRLLESTLRGYIFRIPIRRLETAAQGLDLRLAGLGRATREAYLRRARRLELLSERLRLVDPRLPLARGYSITRKRGETRPLTSAEGVGIGDVLETIVEDGRIISEAKEVTVEDR
- the lysS gene encoding lysine--tRNA ligase, with protein sequence MDDPLVKARLEKLARLRAEGIDPYPPRAVRADPIGTINSCYSELSSEERSGDRKTVAGRIVAMRRMGKASFLDLRDGTGKIQLHAAADVLGEEEYKRLRSCDIGDFIAVEGEVFRTKRGELTVEVESWRFLAKALRPLPEKWHGLKDVELRYRHRALDLIANADVREKFVHRSRMIAALRRFLDRRGFLEVETPIMQPIAGGATARPFVTHHNALDIDLYLRVAPELYLKRLIIGGLERVYELGKNFRNEGISTEHNPEFTTLEIYEAYSDYEGMMTLAEELVSETVEEVHGKSVLSYQGDEIDFAPPWRRVGLLEAVEEATGIDVHAADPAMILAQARDKGIELPEGVSRGKLIEQLFEEFVEPHLIQPTIVKDYPIEISPLAKRKPGSDDLVERFELFIGGMEVANAFTELNDPLDQRARFEAQERLRESGDEEAQRIDEDFLFALEHGMPPTGGIGFGIDRLAMLLTDSPSIREVILFPTLKLRDEGGRR
- a CDS encoding PLP-dependent aminotransferase family protein — translated: MNRFFSKRAAGAKRSAIRELLKLTEKPEIISFAGGLPDPETFPREELAQIAADELRNHYENVLQYGASEGSLTLRKAFASWIKGHGLNVGIDEMLVTTASQQGLDLIGKAFIDEGDVVFCGLPTYLGAIQAFRLFQADLVGVPLEEDGMNLDVLEEKIKQARAAGKRIKGLYVIPDFQNPSGITMSLAKRKRLLEIAHREDFLIFEDDPYGQLRFAGERLPSLKSMDTDGRVILLFTLSKILSAGLRLAILIADEKLMDVFVRMKQESDLCTSKLTQHLAARFFLDFDMDAHLDLLRRRYRAKRDAMLAALDRYMPAEEGISWTRPEGGLFLWVRLPEWIDTEEMFPRALERKVAYVIGSAFYVDGSGRNEMRLCYSVVDEEKIYEGIKRLAAVVREELVRQRVSGPVG
- a CDS encoding GreA/GreB family elongation factor, whose amino-acid sequence is MEKKVIYLTKQGYELMRKELEHAKKILYEEIPEKLKASKISGGDLRENKEYMYLQSEQQYYEREVRRLTSILEAAQIIPEEEIAADEIGIGSSFILQDMEIMESGNFTLVSPAEVDLENGKISVASPVGKALIGKHEGDEIKVDLPWGTTHFRVIAINK
- a CDS encoding phosphatase PAP2 family protein, which translates into the protein MNTRARVVRLVDRLVDALIRWDAETLQAISEHPLLRPLARVFLVATYLGDGYLWGGLALGLILFGRPIDRTYVLIGLAISIVNIAVFRMFKLIFARERPVFVANSLRSRMIDSYSFPSGHATVSFGLAWMIAVFYPHLGIQLATYLVAITIAVSRVYLKEHYPLDVICGAILGSFVAAYLVPIFTKLFL
- the xseB gene encoding exodeoxyribonuclease VII small subunit encodes the protein MKIDEGLKQLEEITKRLEDENIPLEEAIELFEKGITIAAAIKESLDQAKLKVKQVLEKADGTFELSDFDLSQ
- the rnpA gene encoding ribonuclease P protein component gives rise to the protein MHLGSVFAIVLRMRAGGTARFPSTARLKRRTDFKRVYSEGRRRVGRYFTLFVLPTGNEGRIGIVVSRRFGKAVIRNRVKRQVREAFRLNRPRFYGYDIVVVPREECKGKTTEAIAHALVSEMEAAVASIEVRKDGKESDISD